In Fretibacterium sp. OH1220_COT-178, one DNA window encodes the following:
- a CDS encoding AraC family transcriptional regulator, translated as MRSEVVMERQWLSRRMLFRGTHLKELSDRFARFFSLPSSPEERCFRLSGEGVEGEYRRAFLDNSIEIGWESTRSDREVRLAMHTIGDAYSLYFSLADEFCWSEELSGAEWSIGPDSFVVLRVNEAVESMRLPPGCRSAGVSLAVRAERLERFLGDAPGLGLEAKRGYVGRSFAQTDSVRRVLEELRHCPLCGDLRLLYMEAKALELFSLILEQARSGSSARVRDPLSRTERQALERVKSLIDADVFHPVSIQDLARHGHINECSLKRAFKRVYGLPVHSYIRERRMSAAKELLELGRGVAETAFCVGYGDASSFSRAFRKRFGYSPSGLRA; from the coding sequence GTGAGGAGTGAGGTCGTGATGGAGCGTCAATGGCTGAGCCGAAGGATGCTGTTCAGGGGGACGCACTTGAAGGAGCTGTCGGATCGTTTCGCCAGGTTCTTCTCGTTGCCCTCCTCCCCGGAGGAGCGGTGCTTCCGTCTCTCGGGAGAGGGGGTCGAGGGGGAGTACCGGCGTGCTTTCCTCGACAACTCCATTGAGATCGGCTGGGAGAGCACGAGGTCCGACCGGGAGGTGCGTCTGGCCATGCACACGATCGGGGACGCCTACTCGCTTTATTTCTCCCTTGCCGATGAATTCTGCTGGTCGGAGGAACTCAGCGGCGCGGAATGGTCGATCGGCCCCGACAGTTTTGTCGTCCTGCGGGTCAACGAGGCCGTGGAGTCCATGAGGCTCCCTCCCGGCTGCCGGAGCGCGGGCGTGAGCCTTGCCGTCCGTGCGGAGCGACTGGAGCGGTTCCTTGGGGATGCGCCGGGGCTCGGGCTCGAAGCGAAACGCGGCTACGTCGGCCGTTCCTTCGCCCAGACCGACTCCGTGCGGCGGGTCCTGGAGGAGCTTCGGCATTGTCCTCTGTGCGGGGACCTGCGGCTTCTCTACATGGAGGCGAAGGCCCTGGAGCTGTTCTCGTTGATTTTGGAGCAGGCCCGTTCCGGTTCTTCGGCGCGGGTGCGAGATCCCCTCTCGAGGACGGAACGGCAGGCCCTGGAACGGGTGAAGTCTCTTATCGACGCGGACGTCTTCCACCCCGTCTCCATTCAGGACCTGGCCCGTCACGGGCACATCAACGAGTGCTCGCTGAAGCGGGCCTTCAAGCGCGTCTACGGCCTCCCCGTCCATTCCTACATCCGGGAGCGGCGCATGAGCGCGGCGAAGGAGCTTCTGGAGCTCGGCCGGGGGGTGGCCGAGACGGCGTTTTGCGTGGGGTACGGGGACGCCAGCAGCTTCTCGCGCGCGTTCCGGAAGCGGTTCGGGTACAGCCCCAGCGGCCTCAGGGCTTAA
- the miaB gene encoding tRNA (N6-isopentenyl adenosine(37)-C2)-methylthiotransferase MiaB codes for MTVYRFHMKVYGCQMNVYDSDRVRTALVRRGWEDVDEADADLVVVTGCSVRGKAEQKVWSELGRYADPWGKGRRPVVALTGCIAQSLGRRALSRFPWVRLVSGPRHIGLLPDGLERVMRDGARVDLLDDDPREFFDLDEFTARRENPWRAYVTIAHGCDNFCTYCIVPYVRGRFLSRPAEDILREVRLLVTSGVREVTLLGQNVNSYGKDFRDGTTFSGLLRDVARVDGIDLVRFVTSLPQDFSEDIVEVMATEPAVCPSLNLPIQAGSDRILKLMNRRYTRAEYMDKVRMVRAALPELGLTSDLIVGFPGETEEDFEASVSALEEIRFDLVHTAAYSERTGTPAATMPGALPQKERLSRLTRINAVQDAITLSINRALVGRTCRVLADSAAPKGEGLLQGRTPTDKVVLFPGGTELLGKFVDVNIVEAESWCLHGEVCGSEV; via the coding sequence ATGACCGTGTATCGTTTTCACATGAAGGTTTATGGCTGTCAGATGAACGTCTACGACAGCGACCGGGTGCGCACGGCCCTGGTGCGCCGCGGCTGGGAGGATGTGGACGAGGCCGATGCCGATCTGGTGGTCGTCACGGGGTGCAGCGTGCGGGGCAAGGCCGAACAGAAGGTCTGGAGCGAGCTGGGCCGGTACGCGGACCCCTGGGGAAAGGGGCGCCGGCCCGTCGTCGCCCTGACCGGCTGCATCGCCCAGAGCCTGGGCAGGCGGGCCCTGTCGCGCTTTCCCTGGGTGCGCCTGGTCTCCGGGCCGCGGCACATCGGCCTGCTGCCCGACGGGCTGGAGCGCGTGATGCGGGACGGTGCGCGCGTGGACCTGCTGGACGACGACCCGCGGGAGTTCTTCGACCTGGACGAGTTCACCGCCCGGCGCGAGAACCCCTGGCGCGCCTACGTGACCATCGCGCACGGCTGCGACAACTTCTGCACCTACTGCATCGTGCCCTATGTGCGCGGGCGCTTCCTGTCGCGCCCCGCGGAGGACATTCTGCGCGAGGTCCGGCTGCTGGTGACGAGCGGCGTGAGGGAGGTCACCCTGCTGGGCCAGAACGTCAACAGCTACGGCAAGGACTTCAGGGACGGAACGACCTTCTCCGGCCTGCTGCGCGACGTGGCGAGGGTCGACGGGATCGACCTGGTCCGCTTCGTCACCTCCCTGCCTCAGGACTTCTCCGAGGACATCGTGGAGGTCATGGCGACGGAGCCGGCGGTCTGTCCCTCCCTGAACCTGCCGATCCAGGCCGGAAGCGACCGCATTCTGAAGCTCATGAACCGCAGATACACGCGCGCGGAGTACATGGACAAGGTGAGGATGGTGCGGGCGGCACTCCCCGAGCTGGGGCTGACCAGCGACCTGATCGTCGGCTTCCCCGGTGAGACGGAGGAGGACTTCGAGGCGTCCGTCTCGGCCCTGGAGGAGATCCGGTTCGACCTCGTCCATACGGCGGCCTACTCCGAGCGGACGGGCACGCCTGCGGCGACCATGCCGGGGGCGCTGCCCCAGAAGGAGCGCCTCTCCCGGCTGACCCGCATCAACGCGGTGCAGGACGCCATAACGCTGTCCATCAACAGGGCCCTGGTGGGGCGGACCTGCCGTGTGTTGGCGGACTCGGCCGCGCCGAAGGGCGAGGGCCTGCTGCAGGGCCGCACCCCGACGGACAAGGTGGTGCTCTTTCCCGGAGGGACCGAGCTGTTGGGTAAGTTTGTCGATGTCAACATTGTCGAGGCGGAATCCTGGTGTCTTCACGGTGAGGTCTGCGGTTCGGAAGTTTGA